The Salvelinus alpinus chromosome 28, SLU_Salpinus.1, whole genome shotgun sequence genome includes a window with the following:
- the LOC139557879 gene encoding solute carrier family 25 member 33-like, producing the protein MAHNNNTLLHLFAGGCSGTVGAIVTCPLEVLKTRLQSSGLALRPVFQVQLGTLNGTGVIRPGSGTVTPPGLVQVLRSILEKEGPRSLFRGLGPNLVGVAPSRAIYFAAYKRSKETFNGIFVPNSGVVHMSSAGFAAFVTNSLMNPVWMVKTRMQLERKVRGEKKTNALQCARYVYKTEGMRGFYRGLTASYAGISETMICFLIYETLKKRLNEARFASPNSETEKGALDFLGLMMAAAFAKGCASCIAYPHEVIRTRLREEGSKYQYFFQTARLVAVEEGYAAFYRGLIPQLIRQIPNTAIVLSTYELIVHLMEDSSQ; encoded by the exons ATGTAGCGGCACGGTGGGAGCCATCGTGACCTGTCCTCTGGAGGTGCTAAAGACCAGGCTGCAGTCGTCAGGCCTCGCGCTCCGGCCCGTGTTCCAGGTCCAGCTGGGTACGCTCAATGGTACTGGAGTCATCAGACCAGGCTCGGGCACCGTTACACCACCTGGCCTGGTGCAGGTCTTACG GTCAATTCTAGAAAAAGAGGGACCACGGTCGCTTTTCCGGGGACTGGGTCCCAATCTTGTTGGGGTGGCCCCTTCAAG AGCTATTTATTTTGCTGCCTACAAGAGGTCTAAGGAGACGTTCAATGGCATCTTCGTCCCTAACAGTGGAGTGGTGCACATGTCCTCAGCTGGCTTTGCAG CCTTTGTTACTAACTCCCTCATGAACCCCGTCTGGATGGTTAAGACCAGGATGCAGCTGGAGAGGAA GGTACGAGGGGAGAAGAAGACCAACGCGCTGCAGTGTGCCCGTTACGTTTACAAGACCGAGGGCATGAGAGGTTTCTACCGGGGCCTGACGGCGTCCTACGCCGGCATCTCCGAGACCATGATCTGTTTCCTGATCTACGAGACGCTGAAAAAACGGCTGAACGAAGCGCGCTTCGCTTCGCCGAACAGCGAAACTGAAAAAGGGGCGTTGGATTTCCTCGGCCTGATGATGGCGGCTGCCTTCGCTAAGGGTTGTGCTTCCTGCATAGCCTACCCGCACG AGGTGATTCGGACAAGGCTGCGAGAAGAGGGCAGCAAATATCAGTACTTTTTCCAGACGGCACGGTTGGTTGCAGTGGAGGAGGGCTATGCTGCTTTTTACAGAGGACTCATTCCTCAGCTTATCAGACAGATCCCCAACACAGCCATCGTCCTCTCCACCTACGAACTCATTGTCCACCTGATGGAAGACTCCTCGCAGTGA